The genomic region GTAAACATCATCATTACCCTCACCATTGATATTATATCCCTAGTTGGGTTTTGGAAAGgcattttggaatttttgggggttTTGCTCTTCTATTAAGAAGAGGTTTTCAATTTCTCTCAATTTCAAACTTCAAAtgaaatataaacatgatgcatgcTATGCTCAGCTACTCTAGTACACTACCAGTAACTAGGGCTCTGACAAAATATCAGTTATAACTAAGTTTGATCTAAAGCCACGCCACTTTGTTTTGATCGGAGGGAGAGTATCTTTTTCAGATTGAAAGGTAGTGCTCCTACGGGAGCAACTTTTTGGTGGACGGGGGCATTGACTCCTGTTTTTTCAAATGATTCAAAAATCGTATTTCCAAGTttctaaaaatagaaaaaaaaacggTGAGAACTTATACATACTCACAATGGATCTGTGAATTTTCATTAAAAAATATTATGATTTGCAAGCtgcacaaagaaaacaaaatcccAGCCCAACAAAAAAAAGATTGGCCCATTttcatttttgtatttttctttgtCTACATCACGTATGAAAGCATATTGTTATGAAAATTTTCTTGAACGTGTTATATGTGTATTTGTGTGTGTACAAATTATTTTGACTTTTTTGCGCCATGGAATTTTTTTTTAATCCACCGATGCACCCATCCACCAAAAGGCATTTCCGGTGCTCCTACTGGTTACTCCGGAAAAAAGGACAAGATCCACCCATCCAAACGAATTTGCCCGCCATCTTCCACTAAATCCTTCTTCTTGAGCTCGGGGTCACTAATTCATGTACATTCTCATGTGCGTTGAATTTGCATCAACCCAAGGGACGTAGACAAGTGAACCAAGAAACTAGGTATCACGTGTTCTTTAAACCTCAAGGCCTCCTCCTCATAGAAACTTCATCACCATTAACTTGTTTAAACTTCAGGATACAAAATAAAGCTGCCACTGAAGTATGATGATGATTACTACAGTAGTTGGCCATACTCAGCGAATGGTCCCATGCCCACCGTTTCCACTTCCAAATCACAAAAGTACCAACGAGCCCATGGATATACAAAATACCAGCACAGAGAGTCGAGGCATGTCTCAAGCAAACAATTCTCTGGAAAGGATGTAGACcatcatcttctgcttcagttcCCCCTTGTTTTTCATCAGTTCGAAGAGGCAGATGTCCCGCTCCCGCAGGCCGTTCTCACTCGCAAAAGAAGTCCAGCCCCCACTTATCCTCAGGGCACCTTTCTTGTCGCGCATCTTGCCATGCCATCTTTGGCTCTTCCCCTCCAGCTGAAGCACCAAGTTACGGCCTCCCGTTCGAAGGTACCTGGCAGTGTACTCCGTGCCAAAGGTCTGTCAATATACACGCAGAATATTGATCATGTTAGAATAACATGAAAGCCAAGCTTGGGATTTTGTAGAGGAATAGTAGTTGATAGAACAAAACTGTTGTACAGATATCCAAATTTCTCTTGATTTTCCTCTAAAAAAATTTCTCTTGATACAAAGGATGAGTGGTTGAAACATAACTCTTGGTAATCTAATTCGGTAAAACTACTATGCATCAAAAAAAAAATTTGCGACAACTACTGCTGCTTCTGCTATGCTACTACTGTACATCCATGGCCGCAACGCAAATTGCCTTACAGATGTTTATATGGACTGATTTTTCTGCAAAGGAAATTATTGTCAACTCAACATGAGAAAAAACTCTTTTTCTAGACTTACTAGTGAGACGCGGACACTGGTCTTGGTCATGACTGCCACGTAAATGGGCAGATCTGACGCAATGGCTCCAACTTTCTCCAAAACTACCTTGTCCTGCACTTCCGTTAGTTCGGCACCCATTGCCATCATGTAGGGTTCTGTACCATCATGATCAGGATACTTCTCACTTATCCGATGTTCATGATGACCCGAAGAGAAGGTTTCTTCATCTGGAAAGTTTTCATATTAATGATACGAACTCTTGGCATGGTAATAAACTAATAATTGTGTGATACTAGCATACCGTCATTTGGTTCCTCCTTAATACACAATGTTGGGGCATTCTTTGTGCTTGGCAAACCACGTTTTGAGATATTTTCACTTGAGGGATGATCAATAGTCGCTTTGCGAAGCAGACGGACAATCACTTTGAATGTTCTACCCTTACGACTCGTCATGGGCTGAAAGACGCACAGATCTCCCTCCAGTAAATTATTTTCACGGACAAAGCCACAATCATACAGACTGCAATGACCTCCATCAGATTTGACACGGAACTCGCAGTACCATTTCTTGCTCTGCTCAGGCAGTTGTAGTTTGATAGTCTGATTTTTGCGAGGAAAGTGTGCGAGTGTGTAATCCTTGGGAATTACCTGATCACAGAAAGGTGCAGAATGTGAAAATGATCCTAGTTttaatcatgagcattaatactgTAATAAAAGTGAGATCCCCATGATAGCATGATTTCCAATGTAAAGCACCAAGTATACTGAATCTACAATGAGTGTGCATCTTTCTCTGTTTTGGTCATTTTTACTTCAAAACAGTAACGAATGACAAATACTTATTTATGGAACTAGTTATAAGGCATACAGTTAACTTATGTTTCATGGGGAATTCGTATGATTAACTTAATATTACCAGATCAGGATATGGTTTCACACTGGGCTTCCTCATCATAGCCACGAGCAAAGGCATTTCGGGTTGAATTTCCTGGACAAGTTCAACTATATTGGCGTCATCTTCTTCTGTTAAATAGCACTTCCCTGATAACACATAAAGAGGCGTTGGGAGCGTCTGACCATCGGATTCAGATGACTCATGCTCATAAGGACTGTCTTCTCCTGTAAAATAGTTTCGAGAGTAAGGGTAACTGCAGTAAGATGATAGTTACCATATAATGTGATCAAACAGTTACAAGTCAGTGGTAAAGTTAACCTGACGAATCCTCCGAAGGTGAGGATATTGCATCTTTCTTTGCTCGCTTTCTACGGTGGCCTGAGCTTCCACTCTGGCAATCATCTGattgtcgtcgtgctgacgaatgAGTATTACCATCACTGAAACTGGTTGAAATGTCCGTAGAATTTGTGCTTGGTTCTTGATCACTAATATTGGTCAGTATGCCAGCACAGGAAAACACTTTCTCACAACCACTAGAATCAAAGACCACGACCTTGAAGCGACAATTTCCACGGTATCGGAACATCAACGAGTCACTTTCTACAATATGATTGGCGTCGACAAACGCCTCCCACCCAGATCGGAGCACTGTTTTGTTCCTACGCTCAGTAATTCCAACATCGTAGACATTGCCATTGGGGGCTTCCAACTTGATGGTTCCTGACAGCTTCCACGCGAAATAGTTCACAAATCTCTCTGGTATGACCTGCAAAAATATTAGTTTGCCGGAAATATATTAGCTCTAGTTTCAGAAATGCCTTATTGCTACCAATTCAGTTATCAAGGCCACCCAGCACTGAGCTTACCATGCTATGCCTAGAGTGTCTATCCATGCGCGTGATGAAACGCTTGACCTTTCCATGCAAATGGGTCCAGTATCTCTTGCAGCACTCACAGGAGTTCCTCATATCGCCGTCTATTAATCTCCTGTAAGGAGAAAAACACAGATCGTGAAAGATGGCACTGCCAGTGAAAGCAAATCTTGTTGCCCTCTACACCAATTTTGATTTACAACTTTACTCTGCAACTGCCCATCAAGTTACCTGACTTAACGAGTGAAAAACCTGTAGCTTCTCACTGTAGAAAGCCCTGAAAGTTTCCTTTACCTAAGCAGCGGCAGAATCTTGTTGAGCACAGCAAAAAGGACTGAAACAAAAGAAGCAAAATGAACATGTATGCAAGACATGCAGAGAGAACGCTAAGCAGGAAACAAAAGCAAAGGACCTGCCGCAATGCCGGCCGGAAGGGAAAACCAAGCAGGGGAAGACGGAGGGAGAGAACCTGAACTTCTGagggagggaggagaagaagcaccAAATGGATGGAGTCTCAAATGGATGTGTGCGGCACACGCCTGTAGCTGTAGGATGCCCTGATTGGCCCTGTCATCCTCGTCTCTGCTACTCTGATATGAGTACTCTGTGGCAGGCACTGTATCACACGGACGTCTAGTCGTCCAGTCGTAGACTTGTAGGCCCGTCTTGGAGAAGCGGGAGGTCTGGTCAAAAAAAGTGGGCAAAAATAAGGTTGGCACCGGTTCGGTGATTACGAGGCACGTACTTTTTGATCGCTTGCATGCGACCCTCTCGTTTCGTCCAAGTAATGGTACCGGGGGAACGGAACGAGATCCTCTGACGTTGGGATTCCAAGTCAGAGGGACGTCCTTCGTTTGGCACCGTCCATCAACCATCAGACGGCAGCTCTCTGGTTCGCTCAGATCAGCACAAAAACGAGCGGCCCACTACGAAGCGAGGGAGGCAGGCGACGGGGAAAAGGGCGCGAGGAGACAGAAAAAGGCGCGAAGAGTACGCAGACGGCGCCAGCCGACGAAAAAGAGATGGCCGGAGCCCGGAGGTGGATGCCTTGCTCTGCTCGTCAATATCACAGCCCACCAGGATTCAGATTCCAATAGGTAATTTCTGCACATATACAAGTCTGCACATATTCAGATATACATAATTTCTCAATAGTTCAGTGATAGTTCTATTACATAATTTCTGCACATATACAAGTCTGCATATATTCAGATTTACCAAGTTTCTCGATAATTCAGTGATACTTCTACAATCCCCTTACTCGTGGTGTTTTTACTTTGCAGAGTTGTATTGCCTAGTTTGGTACCTTATGTTGGCATGGAATTTAGAAGCTCAGATGAGGCTTGGTCATATTGGCTTAGCTACGGTGGGCAGAAAGGCTTTGAGGTTAGGAAAAGGTACACTAACAGAAGTTCAGCCGAAGGCAAGGTTACATCATGTAAATTTGTTTGTGCAAATGAGGGTCAGCGAGCACAAGACAAAAGGGATCATTTGGCAAAGCGCCCTCGAGCTGAAACTAGAACCGATTGTGAAGTGCACATGAAGCTTAAAATGGACCGGAAGAAGGGAAATCTCAAAGTGTCGGAGCTGGTTTTGGAACACAACCACGCACTACACCTAGCAGAAACCTTACACTTAATGGTGTCACAAAGAAAAATTTCAGAGTTACAAGCATTTGAAACTGCAACAGCAGATGATGCGGGAAATGGGCCAAAAGCCGCACATGAGTTGGCTAGTCGCCAAGTTGGTGGACCACTCAATCTTAGTTATACCCTCCGTGATCACAAGAACCATTTGCGGACCAAGCGCCAACGAGAAATGGAATATGGCCAAGTGGGTAGCATCCTTAACTATTTTCAAGACAAAATTGCTGAAAACCCATCATTCCAATATGCATTGCAAATGGACTATGAAGAACAAATACCGACCATATTCTGGGCTGTTGCTAGAATGATCATGGACGATGCACATTTTGGTGATGTTGTTAGTTTTGACACTACTTTTGGAACAAACAAGGAGAGTAGGCCCTTTGGTGTCTTCGTCGGATTCAATCACTTTAAGGAAACTGTAGTTTTTGGTGCTGCCCTCATGTATGATGAAACATTTGCATCCTTTAAGTGGTTGCTTGAGGCTTTTCTAACAGCCCATAAAGGAAAGGGGCCAAGAACATTCTATAcagatcaagatactacaatgGGAAATGCAGTTGAGGACGTGTTTGCAGAAGCACGACATGGTTTATGCACCTTTCACATTATGCAGAATGTTGTCAAACATCTACATGAAGAGAAAAATGGGGagaagaaaaaagggaagaaaaaacagaagaagcaAGAGATGAATGAAAAGAAggaaaaagaagagaaggaaaaggagGAGAATGAAGAAACAAGTTGTGTGCGGCTGCCAGCAATTTGATAGAATTGGGATATTGTGTGGCCATGCTCTTAAAGTTCTCGATTTGATGAATATCAAGTCACTACCACCACATTATGTGTTAAAGCGCTGGACAAAGGAAGCACGAAGTGGAACTGTACAAGACAAAGAAGGAAGAAATATCGTCTTAAATCCGAATATGGATGCCATGCTTAGCTACAAATATATGTCCCACAAATTTCATAATTTGGCAGATCGAGCAGCCTACTTTCTGGAATGTGTCATGTTAGTAGACAACACACTTGACATCCTTGGTAagcaaattgaaaaaaaaattaatgCATGTACAAGCACATTGGGGTATCCGTGTACAATTCCGACAGATGCTAACCCATCAAATGACTTGTTGACTAATGCACATCTAAAGAAAAAGGAGGTCCAAACAAAGAGTTCAAAACGGAAAAAAAATTGGCTCGATAAGAAGCACAAggctacaaaaaaaagagaaagcagAGCTACATCACAGTTGGGTGAAGAGGTATGTTGATAAACAAAATGATGCTTTCGGTGTTATCATTATGTCCATTAATTCTCGCAGCCTCCAATGTTCTTTCACAACAAGATGCAGGAGGTCAGGGAAGTGGCAGGTGGTGGTGGTGCACAAGTTGCAAATGATAGAATTTATAGGGATAATGCATAGGTGCCTGAAGGTTAAAAGACGAACCTTAGCTTCACTCAGTTGCTGATGGTATAATCTTGCCCATGTAGTTTAAAAATTTAGAATGATCCAACTAGAGATTGCAAAATCTGGCTCATACGGTATTCTTATTTATTTAATTTTCAGGGGCCAATTACAGATGATCTTTTCATTGGGTCATGGTGAAGTACTGTTGTTTTTGGGCAAATGAATGAGAGGGCATTGGTGTGCAAGTTCAATTCTGAGAAACACTTGACACTGAGTTCAGTCCAAGTTCAGTTCTAGACAACATTTTGCCATTCGCTTCAGTAATGTACAAGTCAAACTTCTGTACAAGTAGAAATTAAAATGCTCAATCTCCAGCCATATCTCCCAGAGATATGTTTTGGCATCTATTTTGCTCAATCTCAGTCACTTTTTATGATAATTGTACATTCAACAGCCAAATCAAGCATTGACTTGTTCGTCTTTGTAGTCCTGGAACCGCTCAACTCCACTCTCAAATGAAACATTCAGTCAAATCGAACTCAACAACCAAACAAATTTTCAGTCAAACTATTCACTGAACTCCAAT from Triticum aestivum cultivar Chinese Spring chromosome 4A, IWGSC CS RefSeq v2.1, whole genome shotgun sequence harbors:
- the LOC123082248 gene encoding B3 domain-containing protein Os03g0619600-like, with translation MRNSCECCKRYWTHLHGKVKRFITRMDRHSRHSMVIPERFVNYFAWKLSGTIKLEAPNGNVYDVGITERRNKTVLRSGWEAFVDANHIVESDSLMFRYRGNCRFKVVVFDSSGCEKVFSCAGILTNISDQEPSTNSTDISTSFSDGNTHSSARRQSDDCQSGSSGHRRKRAKKDAISSPSEDSSGEDSPYEHESSESDGQTLPTPLYVLSGKCYLTEEDDANIVELVQEIQPEMPLLVAMMRKPSVKPYPDLVIPKDYTLAHFPRKNQTIKLQLPEQSKKWYCEFRVKSDGGHCSLYDCGFVRENNLLEGDLCVFQPMTSRKGRTFKVIVRLLRKATIDHPSSENISKRGLPSTKNAPTLCIKEEPNDDEETFSSGHHEHRISEKYPDHDGTEPYMMAMGAELTEVQDKVVLEKVGAIASDLPIYVAVMTKTSVRVSLTFGTEYTARYLRTGGRNLVLQLEGKSQRWHGKMRDKKGALRISGGWTSFASENGLRERDICLFELMKNKGELKQKMMVYILSRELFA